The Chionomys nivalis chromosome 20, mChiNiv1.1, whole genome shotgun sequence genome includes a region encoding these proteins:
- the LOC130862627 gene encoding heterogeneous nuclear ribonucleoprotein C-like, which yields MASNITNKTDPRSMNSRVFIGNLNTLVVKTSDVETIFSKYGKIVGSSVHKGFAFVQYVNERNARAAVAGEDGRMIAGQVLDINLAAEPKVNQGKSGVKRSAAEMYGSSFDLDYDFQWDYYDRMYPAR from the exons ATGGCTAGCAACATTACCAACAAGACAGATCCTCGATCCATGAATTCCCGTGTATTCATTGGGAATCTCAATACTCTTGTGGTCAAGACGTCTGATGTGGAGACAATCTTTTCAAAGTATGGCAAAATTGTGGGTAGCTCTGTGCATAAGGGCTTTGCCTTCGTTCAATATGTTAACGAAAGGAATGCCCGGGCAGCTGTAGCTGGAGAGGATGGCAGAATGATTGCTGGCCAGGTTTTGGATATTAATCTGGCTGCAGAGCCAAAAGTGAACCAAGGAAAATCAGGTGTGAAACGATCTGCAGCGGAGATGTACGGGTCCTCATTTGATTTGGACTATGACTTTCAATGGGATTATTATGACAGGATGTACCCAGCAc GATAG